A genomic window from Sparus aurata chromosome 4, fSpaAur1.1, whole genome shotgun sequence includes:
- the LOC115580549 gene encoding uncharacterized protein LOC115580549 — protein sequence MTSRRVQPEKEALHFIAAGKDDYDYGDPNCPWHESRWRTSLENLHSMSDVMKIDDVVFNTKMKIANGRNAAEIFPGLLHNRPVAVKRVPKHMSKKELEMAHFLCSKNLQVEHLLQPISVLEDAYFAYFVSPLCEYNLGELIEKKNLPERQNLTKKRRQEICQELLLGLEELHSNGILHRHLKPENILFDVNNKLYLTDCGASRINDLAQATWSSYEDVGGPQYTYKKESDIQVAGCLVHYILTDGQHPYQTRRPYSSDPLGLAQNVKTGNFTLHFEKKWMSLKDIINRMLNRSFEKRPTIAECLQVFTCFTQQSGYRGTTTNTGSVNINEVSTYMTTEKFTLSLEMSDEEEQEQQAEAEKSSDTEEELSVREIITEQRLEMMNKEQERQAEADTSSTPTDELLVCEMDTEQQVPLSPEMSDDDKQQAEEETAEKEVIRGPPSKTPTPMDQNTHDLQQNSIHVKTSSNSRHQRIYDKKNVCLYCQRPYAKITRHLKQKHPDKPEVAKALAHRQGSAMRNLLLSKMRNLGNYNHNYSVMESGKGQIVPKRQATCKSTATDYLPCKFCFAMYLKTDLWRHLKRCKLQVKEDGPVNRRLQTSCSLMLPMDASVSSGFKKVLEQMAYDTVTQVVKSDTLILSLGERMFAKNGENVRQWSDIRNKMRELARLLVAARQIDEDIVFLKDLISPVKFNTVLEAVKKMTGFDDSTRRFSVPSTALKLRYSLVTVTSILQGQALRQQDNDLKTRAEEFQKLITMEWSTHVSFSAMKTLEQKKWNQPQTLPQAKDITMLQAHLNKQEELHKNDLIHHQTKTAWGELAQVTLTQLILFNRRRAGEVSRMEVKTYMQRNKGSMQDEVLASLSKVERSLCKILTRVEIRGKRGRKVPVLFPNNIKMSVDLLIKNREAVGISPSNPYIFARLNYGSCENIRGTDTLRRYAKECGAGHPENLSSTKLRKHIATVSQILNLPLDQQEQLAGFMGHDIEVHKSFYRLPEETLQTAKVSKLLLALQSGLGEFKGKSLEDIIPNISSEEEDSDTDAEDVLPEQTATSSQKGNSAHGGSEEAATSRRSSGEVEKSPTSQSGKSRRHWSTMERKLIERYFKGYLMEMKTPGKEECQRFLKEHQTLRDNGRDWKAVKYFVHNKITAIKRKLNQQY from the exons ATGACATCCAGAAGGGTCCAACCTGAAAAGGAAGCCTTGCACTTCATTGCTGCTGGCAAAGATGACTATGACTATGGAGACCCTAACTGTCCGTGgcat GAATCTCGATGGAGGACTTCATTGGAAAATCTTCACTCAATGTCTGACGTGATGAAAATTGATGATGTCGTTTTCAACACCAAAATGAAGATTGCAAATGGACGCAATGCTGCAGAAATATTCCCAGGACTCCTGCACAACCGCCCTGTGGCAGTGAAACGAGTTCCCAAACACATGTCCAAAAAAGAACTGGAGATGGCTCATTTTCTGTGTTCAAAAAATTTACAAGTGGAACATCTGTTGCAACCCATTTCTGTGTTGGAAGATGCTTACTTTGCCTATTttgtctcccctctctgtgaATACAACCTAGGTGAACTGATTGAAAAGAAGAATCTTCCCGAGAGACAAAACCTTACCAAGAAGCGAAGACAAGAAATCTGCCAGGAGTTATTGTTGGGGCTTGAGGAACTCCACTCCAACGGGATTTTGCACAGACACCTGAAGCctgaaaatattttgtttg ACGTCAACAACAAACTGTATCTCACAGACTGTGGAGCAAGCAGAATAAATGATCTTGCACAGGCCACTTGGTCCAGTTACGAGGATGTTGGAGGCCCACAATACACATACAAGAAGGAATCAGATATCCAA GTAGCAGGGTGCTTGGTGCATTACATCCTGACTGATGGGCAACATCCCTATCAAACCAGAAGACCCTACTCCAGTGATCCACTTGGGCTggctcaaaatgtcaaaacaggCAACTTCActcttcattttgaaaaaaaatggatgAGCCTGAAGGATATTATTAACAGAATGCTGAATCGCTCATTTGAAAAACGTCCAACCATTGCGGAATGCCTTCAGGTTTTCACAT gTTTCACACAACAGTCCGGTTACAGGGGAACCACAACCAACACCGGCAGCGTGAATATAAATGAAGTGAGTACATACATGACCACTGAGAAGTTTACCCTGTCCCTGGAAATGTCAGATGAAGAGGAACAGGAACAACAAGCAGAAGCAGAAAAGTCTTCTGACACTGAAGAGGAATTATCTGTGCGTGAAATA aTCACAGAGCAACGGTTGGAAATGATGAATAAAGAGCAGGAACGACAAGCAGAAGCAGACACTTCTTCCACCCCAACAGATGAATTACTTGTGTGTGAAATG GACACGGAGCAACAAGTTCCCCTTTCCCCAGAAATGTCAGATGACGATAAACAACaagctgaagaggaaacagCAGAAAAGGAAGTAATTCGAGGACCACCTTCAAAAACCCCAACGCCGATGGATCAAAATACCCATGACCTTCAACAAAATAGTATCCATGTGAAAACTTCGTCAAACAGTCGACATCAGCGGATCTATGACAAGAAAAATGTCTGCCTGTACTGTCAGCGGCCATATGCAAAAATTACAAGACATCTAAAACAGAAGCATCCGGATAAACCTGAAGTGGCAAAGGCACTTGCACACAGGCAAGGTTCAGCCATGCGCAATCTTCTTTTGAGCAAAATGAGGAACCTTGGAAACTACAACCACAACTATTCAGTCATGGAATCTGGGAAAGGACAAATTGTACCTAAAAGGCAAGCAACCTGTAAATCAACAGCAACAGACTACCTGCCTTGCAAGTTTTGCTTTGCTATGTACCTCAAAACAGACCTCTGGAGACACCTAAAGCGGTGCAAACTACAAGTAAAAGAGGATGGTCCAGTGAATAGACGACTCCAGACATCCTGTTCCCTGATGTTGCCCATGGATGCTTCAGTTTCCAGTGGATTTAAAAAAGTCCTTGAGCAGATGGCATACGACACAGTAACCCAAGTGGTGAAATCTGACACTCTGATTCTTTCACTAGGAGAGAGAATGTTCGccaaaaatggagaaaatgtGAGACAATGGTCAGACATCAGAAACAAGATGAGGGAACTTGCAAGACTTCTTGTGGCAGCAAGACAGATTGATGAAGACATTGTCTTTTTGAAGGACTTGATCAGCCCAGTAAAGTTTAACACAGTGCTTGAGGCTGTGAAGAAAATGACTGGGTTTGATGACTCAACACGCCGGTTTTCAGTTCCTTCAACTGCACTTAAATTGCGATATTCCCTTGTGACTGTGACATCGATTTTACAAGGACAGGCTCTGCGTCAACAGGATAATGACTTAAAGACAAGAGCAGAGGAATTCCAAAAACTGATTACGATGGAATGGTCGACACATGTGTCATTCAGTGCAATGAAAACCCTGGAGCAGAAAAAATGGAACCAACCCCAAACACTGCCTCAGGCAAAAGACATTACGATGCTCCAAGCTCACCTGAACAAGCAAGAAGAGCTCCACAAAAACGATCTGATTCACCATCAAACAAAAACTGCATGGGGTGAGCTAGCTCAGGTCACACTGACACAGCTGATTCTGTTTAATCGTCGTCGTGCAGGAGAAGTTTCGAGGATGGAGGTCAAAACATACATGCAGAGAAACAAAGGGAGTATGCAAGATGAAGTTCTGGCCAGCCTGTCAAAGGTAGAAAGATCCTTATGCAAGATACTCACCAGGGTAGAAATACGAGGGAAGAGGGGCCGCAAGGTACCTGTGCTCTTCCCAAACAATATTAAAATGTCAGTTGACCTCCTGATAAAAAACAGGGAAGCAGTTGGGATTTCCCCAAGCAATCCCTACATTTTTGCCCGCCTAAATTATGGATCTTGTGAAAACATTCGTGGAACTGACACACTGAGGCGATATGCAAAAGAATGTGGGGCCGGGCATCCAGAAAACCTATCCTCAACGAAATTAAGGAAGCATATTGCCACAGTTTCACAGATCCTTAATCTTCCACTTGACCAACAGGAACAGCTTGCAGGTTTCATGGGACACGATATCGAGGTCCATAAGAGTTTTTACAGACTCCCTGAAGAAACACTGCAAACAGCTAAAGTGAGCAAACTTCTTCTTGCTCTACAAAGTGGACTGGGAGAATTTAAAGGAAAGTCCCTGGAAGACATCATTCCAAACATCAGCT ctgaagaggaggacagCGACACGGATGCAGAAGATGTCCTGCCTGAGCAGACAGCAACCTCAAGTCAAAAAG GAAACTCGGCGCATGGAGGCTCTGAAGAGGCTGCTACCTCTAGAAGGTCATCAGGGGAAGTTGAGAAATCACCAACAAGTCAAAGCG ggAAATCCAGAAGGCATTGGTCAACGATGGAAAGAAAACTTATTGAACGCTACTTCAAAGGCTACCTGATGGAAATGAAGACCCCAGGAAAAGAGGAATGTCAGCGATTCCTAAAAGAACACCAGACTCTAAGGGATAACGGGAGAGACTGGAAGGCAGTGAAATACTTTGTGCACAACAAAATAACAGCTATCAAGCGAAAGTTGAACCAACAGTATTAA